The Triticum aestivum cultivar Chinese Spring chromosome 5A, IWGSC CS RefSeq v2.1, whole genome shotgun sequence genomic sequence atagaactgtgtagtgtgcttgagcccaagaatgcccgtccctgcatattattgagtcggcgacgagatcggcgcgggcgatcgacgacggtgagGACGAGGACGGGACGGGACACCTCACGTGCAAGcctagacaaatcttgagaaaAATGAAGTTTGAAGGTCGagattggagaggagaaagcttaagtgtggctcgggcatttcatcgaacacctcatgtgcatgcaTAGAAGGGAGAACAGAGTAGCGCATGCACACACCTCCCACACAGCCACAAAACAGAGCAGAGGGTGGGCAGGAGCGAGGGTATATATAGACATCTCTTTATTCCCGGttggtggctagaaccgggacagaagcctgctctttagtcccggttccagccatcaaccaggactaaaggggttgCGCCAGGAGCAAGGCCATTTGGTCTCGGTTCGTGTCtaaaaccgggaccaaaggggtcagacTAACCGGGACCTGTGAGCCCCAAGGCCCGGCCGgtgccctggcctcacgaaccgggactgatgcacccATTGGTCTCCGTTCGTAACAGAATCGGGATTAATGCTTTTATCTGGCCTGGaacaaagccctgttttctactagtgtttcatTCATTAATATAAGTGAATTTAAACATGGGCACAACTATGATGCAACTTTGACGGCTACATCTCATATGAATACGTCTAGAAAGTTGTAGCATTATAGCTAGAAATGATCAATATATTTTCCATGAAAAATACAATGGTATTATTTATATCCAGCAAATCTAAGGCATGTACTAAGCATCTGCTTTAGTTGGTTCGTGAATCCGGTAATCTCCATTTGAAGTGCCTTCCCCAGCTGCAGCTTTGTcaccaggggcggagccagaaaatttGACCATTGGGTTCACTCATTCACTCTTTATGAGAATTTGTTAATAACTTATGAACATTAAAGTCTAATTGCAACAAAAGTATAACACCCAGAAACAATATAACGGAAAACAAATATAGTATCATGTATCACATATTGTGTTGCATTAAAAAACTGAAGAGTGCAAGACATACCGGTTTGATAAAATTGTGATAACACTTGTCTACATATTATAAATAATAGAGTAGTATCAAATAACTTTGTAGCTCCAGGTTTAGCTTCTCATCTTCCTGAAACATTAATGATAAGTTAGTTAGACAAGTTTAAAATAAGTACCATCAAGCAACTGAAGTTTGTAAAGTCATTCACATTTTAGAATGACCCCTTTCGATTTTTCATCACCTCAAAAAGATTAAACATTGCATCGTTACTGATGGTAGAAAATATGTCTTTCTCAATATAGTAAATTAGAGAGTCACTCATGAACCGATCACCCATTTTATAGCGTAACTTTTTGTTGGTAACATTCATAGCTGAAAAGCATCTCTCCATTTTAAACCGAATCAAACAAAGCATTAAGATGTACTTGATTTTGCTTTCTTGTAAGATCAGTTATCTTATCCATAGCAACCTGAATTGATTGATCTTGATTCATAAAGGTATCACATCTTTTTATTGCTACATTATGAAAGCTATTGACACTACTTTTACTCAGACGAGTATCTAGTCTGCTTTTCTTGTTCCAGCAGTTGTCATTAATTGCAAATGCATCACTTCTTGATTGCCCCTCATTGTAATCTCTGAAAAGGTAGGAGCACAAACAAAAGGCCTTATGCTCCCTGTCACTATACTCAAGCAAACGACCATATTCATCAAACCAAATCTAGTTTAAATCTCTGTTGAGTATCTCCAATCTCCCTCTACGGGTAATAAAAATTAAGTGGTGGCATGTAACGTCCCCTCGTTAAATATTGGAGCCTAATCTCATCTTGCTTCTTTAGATTGCTTGTGTACTCTGAAATCCTTTTTCGATCAGCCTGATCAGAAGGCAACTCATCTAAGTTAAGTTCTGTGTGAATAGTAGGTTTCGGGAGACTAGTTGCACTCACATGTGATGCACTTTATTTGCTTACTCTAATGGGTGACCTTATATGTGCGTGTATCTTTAACCGGATCTGGTGACTGAGTTTTCTTCGAATAATATCGCTCCATAGCCTAGATCAATCAAAGTCCACAGAAAAAAAAAATAGGGCAAAAAATCACTATTGTACATTCGTACTAATAGGCTATTAGCTAGATAGAATATAGTATATGAAAGTAGATGACGAGATGTGATAACATAATCCAGTTACCTCAAATTTTGGGCTACAAGTGTTGCAGCTGGCAGACTGCTTGTCGCCGGCGTGCGGCGGCCGAGGCGCCGAACAACACGAGCAGACAGAGGAGACATGCGATTTGGAAAACGAGCGGACGACGAGACTTGCGTGTGGCTTCGTGCTTACATGACTAATCACAAGGGGCCTGCTAATCACGATTTAGGCCATGGACTCCTTGTGGGCTTTTGGCCCTTTGCGTGGCTTTTTTTTAGGGTGGCCCTTGCATAGCCGTTCACATGGCCCTCGCGTTATTTGATGGGGTCAGGCAGGATTTTTTACTGGGTTCAGATCAGGCAACCACGTACATACATACACGTACGAGGCAAAAGTTGTTGGGTTCACTTGAACCCAACGCTTCTATGTTGGCTCCGCCCCTGTTTGTCACCACAACTTGTGATGATGAGTTCGGTTAGGTTCCGCTTCCGCAAGGACTCCACACCACACAATCCCTTCTTACCATCAAACAAATTAATACATCTCCCCACTCGAAGTTTCTCAAGAGTTGGCAACGCGCCATTGTTGATCTGTATAGTGTTGAGTTTCTCCAGGCTTTCAATGTAAAGCACTTTGAGATTTTGGAATGTACCTTTGCTGAAACATATAGACTCCTCGCCGAAAGACTCCTCCCAGAGAGCAAGAAGAGTTATATTCGGCAATTTTCCGATCACCTCGATGTCCACCTGCCTCAGTTGTGTCCGAAGCAACTTAAGCTTGGCTAAATCGTTGAGGGAGCTCATCCAATTAGGGAGACGACCTAAACGACCACATAGCCTTAGTGACCGGAGATGCTCTGTTGGCGATTCCTTCATGTTCTCCAGAAAAACAAGCGACTCGGAGCGCACTTCAAGCCGTTCCAGCCGAACAAGCCTTTGCAATCGAGATGCACAATTCCCTCGCTACTTCATTGCCCCCGTCAAAATCCAACGCCAGCCGATGCAGGTTGGTCAACGTCCTCAGCTTCTTTGCCGCTTCGCTGTCTTGTGCAATATGCACCAGCCTTAACACGAACACGGAGATTCACACCGTTCGTCGCAGCTCTTACACTGAACTGGCCTGCATAACACGAACACGGAGATTCACACCGTTCGTCGCAGCCACCACCACGCACGCAGAGCATGTCTGCCAGGGTCTCCAAGATGTTCTTCTTACATCTGCATGCGTTCTTCTTTTCTCGTATCTTCTCTGCTAGGTCTTGGGCAAAGCTGACGCCACCACGAAGGTAACACAGCTTCTCCTTATCGATGACACCAGCTGGCAAGTGTGTCACCTTTGTGTCTCTAACATCTAGTGTCTCCAGACAACTAAGCTTCCGCAGAGATGGAAATCTTGAAATATGTGTTCCTCGCAGACCAAGGTACCTTAAATGGGGTAATTGTCCAATATACCTGAGATCATTATTCTCCAAACCAAttgtgtcctccaagtcaagaaCCCTCAACATCCGCAGTTTAGGGGTGACGAGGGACATAGGATACTCTCCAAAGAAGGTCAAGGACCGTATAATACGTAAGTTTACACCTGTCATTATCTTCTCGTGCCTCTTCCATGTTTTCACTACCAAATGGCGTGTATTACTTGGCGGAGACCTTTTGCAATGCTTGTCCATGATGAAGTGCTGATTCTCATCAATATACTTGGACAAGATTATGTGGAGTACTAGGCCATGAACACAACAACGTTCACTTGACATGCTAGCGATGGCCGTGTCCGAAGGCTGGATCATGTTCCGCTTGATGAGCTCATCGTACAGACTACATGCAACTTCATCGACGGTCAGGCCATATAGAATTTTTATGTAGCCTTCTGCCATCCACCGCCGCAGTAAGCGGGCACGCCTGATCTGATAGTTCTTGGGGAAGAGACTCATGTACAATAAGCAGGACTTGACATGATATGGTAGCCTGTCGTAGCTCAAGGAGATGACTCTCATGATATCAATCTCAGACGGTAACCCTGACCCAAGGTGCTCTTGCAAATTCATCCACTCCCTGCTTATGTTGGGACTATTAGCCAACATACCTCCTACGGTACCTATGGCAAGCGGAAGGCCTTGACATTGCTATAAGACAAGATCGGCTTGGTTTGCCATATCACTCGGCAACTTATATTCGGCATTCTTGTACACCTTGAATTGAACAAATAACAGTAAATAAGAAACTAAAATCATGATAAGCTACTGTATATatctatgatcatttagtttacttcaaaaaaaaaagagaaatgagaAAAACATAGCCCCTAAGTCCCTATACCTCTATGAATAGTGAACTCCCCCACAGCTCATTTTTGCTTCTTGAAGAGACCATGTAGGTAGGTTCCTCTAGTTTTTCCCAACAAATATTTCCCAAAACTCCGCACAGTTCATCCCCCTTTCCATTTAATTTCTTAAATGGAAATACAAAGTTCACACCAGCAGCAGGTTGGTGCATTGCCAGGAAACCTGCTACGGATGCTCGGCTAAACATCTGTTATGGGGCGAAAACCTGACAACACAACACCTCATAGTTCTAGTTCTATCATGCCATGTGATCTCAATTATCATTGATTTTGGAATAATAATTCTACAGTGCTCCATCCGTCCCTAACATGGCGCCTATTAGATTTtttgaagtcaaactttataaactttaaCTAAATTTCAGAGTAATTCTAAATTAGATTTATACAAAAGGCTTAATTAATTTTGTCACACTctgatgaataattaataaagttggatgtgtgcatcatgttgatgcagaggccggggtaatcCTTCTTTTCGAAAAAATATATAGAAGGCTTAATGCTTATGAAAGAAAACAATATACAGAGTGTAAATTTCTGGGATTATTATTCCTGAGTAGATGATCTTGCCAGTTGGGAAAAAAATGTAACTGTTGACTTAATTGTGCGAATAAAAATTACAAAGCCGAAGGAACCAGCAGGGTTAGCGAGCTGTGAGCTGACCTTTTGGCACAGTAGTTTCCGGGCCTTCTTTGGTGGGAGTGGCTTCAGCTCGTACACGTCCTCCCCAGCGCACCGCCGGGGAACATCCTCTCGCCGTGTCGTCACGACCNNNNNNNNNNNNNNNNNNNNNNNNNNNNNNNNNNNNNNNNNNNNNNNNNNNNNNNNNNNNNNNNNNNNNNNNNNNNNNNNNNNNNNNNNNNNNNNNNNNNNNNNNNNNNNNNNNNNNNNNNNNNNNNNNNNNNNNNNNNNNNNNNNNNNNNNNNNNNNNNNNNNNNNNNNNNNNNNNNNNNNNNNNNNNNNNNNNNNNNNNNNNNNNNNNNNNNNNNNNNNNNNNNNNNNNNNNNNNNNNNNNNNNNNNNNNNNNNNNNNNNNNNNNNNNNNNNNNNNNNNNNNNNNNNNNNNNNNNNNNNNNNNNNNNNNNNNNNNNNNNNNNNNNNNNNNNNNNNNNNNNNNNNNNNNNNNNNNNNNNNNNNNNNNNNNNNNNNNNNNNNNNNNNNNNNNNNNNNNNNNNNNNNNNNNNNNNNNNNNNNNNNNNNNNNNNNNNNNNNNNNNNNNNNNNNNNNNNNNNNNNNNNNNNNNNNNNNNNNNNNNNNNNNNNNNNNNNNNNNNNNNNNNNATGAGGCACCCCTTCTCCCGGAGCCACGCAGAGACGCCACCACGGTCGTCGACGCCCACGCCGAGCTGCTTCTCGAGCAGCCGCCCGAACTCGGCGGGGCTCTCCAGCCTGTGCGGCACGGTCACCCAGGCGCGGCAGTCGAAGCGACGGACGACGTCCGGGTCCTCGTATAGCATCCTCGCCAGGGACGATTTGCCCACACCGGCCGTGCCCCACACCCACACCACCCTGCTCGCACCTTTCCGGACCAGCTTGGCCAGGGCTTTCTTGTCGTCGTCCCGGCCGATGATCTGGCCCTGGCGCCGCTCATCCGGGAGCACGGGACGACGCAGGTATTCGTCGTCATCCTCGTGCGGCTCTTGCGCCGGAAGGCCATGGTCGGCCGCGAAGGCGCGGCGCTTGTGGAGGTCCTTGACCGTGTCCTGGAGGTGCCGGACGCGCTTGGCGACGCGGTAGCGGGCGGCGAGGTCGACCCCCCGGAGAATAGTGAAGTCGAGGTGGCAGTCCTCGATGTCGTCGGCGAGTTCGCGCAGTTGCCTCACCCACGTGATCTGCACGGGGCTGGGCTTGCTCCAGCCGCCGCTTGCCGCGTACGCCCTGAGGGAGGAGTGAATCATCTCTGTAAGATGATAAGCGTTCCTACTCCCTTGAGGGGAGCCGCGTTCTGTATATATATTGATGTAGCCTTGGTGTACAAGAAGGATTACAAGGAGTTTGAATAGAATACATGAGAAAAAGGAGTTGGAGATTACACGGAGCAATATTCTCTAACACTCCTTAATCTTAACTATCCTAAATTAAGATTACTCTTGAACTCCTCAAATGGTCTTGCTGGTAAAGCCTTTGTAAAGCCGTCTGCCATTTGATCCTTAGAGGGAATAAACCGTATTTCAAGTTTCTTTGCTGCAACCCTTTCTCGCACGAAGTGAAAATTAATTTCTATGTGCTTTGTCCTTACATGAAATACATGGTTTGCAGACAAGTATGTTGCTCCCaagttatcacaccataaacatgagaTACGATTTTTCTTGATCCCCAATTCCTCAAGAAGTGATTCGACCCAAATGATTTCAGCAGTTGCATTCGCCAAGGACTTGTATTCAGCTTTTGTGCTTGATCGTGACACAGTTGCTTGCTTTCTAGCACTCCAAGAAATAAGATTGGACCCGAAGAACACTGCAAAGCCTCCAGTTGATCTTCTATCATCACTGCATCCTGCCCAGTCAGTATCAGAGAATGCACTCACAAGAGAGGAGCCAGAACGTTTGAAATGAAGTCTTGTTCCCATAGTATGCTTTACATATCTTACAATTCTCTTGACAGCTGACCAATGTGCAGAAGTGGGAGCATGCAGATATTGACAAACCTTATTAACAGCAAATGAGATATCTGGACGTGTGAGAGTTAGATATTGTAATGCTTCCACAGTACTTCTATACCTTGTGCTCTCTTCTTCTTGAAGTGGCTCACCTTCATATGCTGAGAGTTTTTTTAGGAAGATAAAGGTGTAGGTACTGGCTTGCAATTCTTCATTCCCATGCGAGACAAAAGCTCAATGATATATTTCTCCTGATTTAACACAATACCATCTTGAGTCTTTCCGACTTCAATCCCGAGGAAGAAATGCAAGTCACCTAGGTCCTTCAAGGCAAACTCTGAGCTCAAGTCATCCAGAAGTGCATTAgtagcattttgtgaagaacttgcaactatgatatcGTCAATATATATAAGCACAAAGATGACTACTCCAGTCTTGTTATAAATAAACAAAGACATGCCAGCTTTAGAGGCAATGAAACCAAGATATTTCAATTGTAAGCTTAATCTGGAGTACCATGCTCTGGGTGCTTGTTTTAGACCATAGAGTGCCTTGTCAAGCTTGCAAACATACTGTGGTGACTTCTTATCCTCATATCCAGGTGGTTGTCTCataaacacttcctcttccagaacaccatgcaaaaacgcgttctgtacatctagctgtcttAGGCTCCAACCCTTAGATACAGCAATGGCTAGCACAAGTCTGATAGTTGCAGCTTTCACAACAGGACTAAAAGTGTCTTCATAATCAATACCATAACGTTGCTTAAAGCCCTTTGCAACTAGATGTGCCTTATGcctgtcaatggagccatctgccttctttttaattctgtacacccatttgcaatcaatgatATTTTTGCCTTTTTGGTTTGGTACAAGATGCCAGGTTTTGTTCCTCATAAGTGCAGAATATTCCTTATCCATTGTCTTCTTCCACTTAGGATCGTCAAGTGCACTACTCAACGTTGTTGGTTCTCCTGAAATACACAACATTCCATATGGTATAGTTCCATCTTTTTGTATTTTAGGATTCCGTATACCTTTCTGTAGACATGTCATAACCCATGAAGAAGCTGCTGGCTGGACCTCAGGAATACTGGCCACAGAAGATCCTGACGAGTCTGCATGCGCTGACACAGGGGAATCTGGCGCCTCCTACGCAGATGATCCTGCAGCCGCTAGTGTGGCCACCTCCCCGGTACGCACACGAGGTCCAACCGCCCGGGTCGGCACAGCAGATCCGCTGCCCGACCGCGGTTGCAGGCGCACGCGGGGAGAGGGGAATCCGGCCCCGCTGCTGGTCCCGCCTGTTGctgaggtggcggcgcgggagtggccCTCCCTTGATCCGTTGCCGCGGCTGACAGAGGCGCGATCCGAGACGGATCTGCTCGCGCGATCCGAGGTCTGCACGCGCACAGGAGTTCCAGGCGCCGCCGGTTCACCTTCGTTGTCCGTGCCAGGTTCGTCTTCTTCCTCAACATGCAATATAGGGTCAATTTGAGCTATATTTTCAGGATTTTGATCGTTTTGAGCCCTGTTTTCTCCAGAGACCTGCACAGGCAACAGAGAAGAGCAAGTACCAGTAGAAATATCATCACTTTGATTAGTACAATTGTCGCCCCCATGATCAAAAGACCGAAgatgtgaaggaagaagaagaatctcCTTGCGAAGAAGTGCACCGACATTTGGATGAAGTGATGCAAACGTAAACACGGACTCGTCAAAAACAACATCTCGAGATATGTAG encodes the following:
- the LOC123101467 gene encoding putative disease resistance RPP13-like protein 3, with the protein product MIHSSLRAYAASGGWSKPSPVQITWVRQLRELADDIEDCHLDFTILRGVDLAARYRVAKRVRHLQDTVKDLHKRRAFAADHGLPAQEPHEDDDEYLRRPVLPDERRQGQIIGRDDDKKALAKLVRKGASRVVWVWGTAGVGKSSLARMLYEDPDVVRRFDCRAWVTVPHRLESPAEFGRLLEKQLGVGVDDRGGVSAWLREKG